The following are encoded together in the Variovorax sp. PBS-H4 genome:
- a CDS encoding pilus assembly protein: MKKNFLKPLWAAALLVLQLSTPARAEDIDLFTGYTPAIADLPNVIFVLDNTANWNQPFEAEMTALANAFASLKPDRFRVGLMMFSETGNGNSNVDGAYVRAAVRTLDDGTKIKYGELFRAGSPGRLDKLDDKSNGGKVGKTMVEIHRYLTGGAPMAGNNKLKTDYTGNITGTSASKAIYALPGNALSAFAGTAYNSPNTAHCTGTYVIYISNGAPQDNTSDTMMAADALRAVGGTTTTIALTPSGSQDNMADEWAKFLNTSLGVKVYTIEAAAASGGQGPGWTALLKSMAGQSKGEYYDLSAKPDLGAALGDALNDIFSKIQSVNSVFSSVSLPVSVNTQGTYLNQVFVGMFRPDQDALPRWNGNLKQYKLGLDGNKQLVLQDADDANAINTETGFIAPCARSFWTPARSDTDKYWSFRPAGDCIGKEVADSPDGNIVEKGAQGYLLRHMTLAARNVKTCALGACTGLIDFSTGNVARSDVGVATDADRDTLVSWVRGADNKGDERLDSSGNPLKDSNGNPLIYPTAMRPSVHGDVVHSRPVAINYGTDAAPQVVVFYGGNDGALRAINGNRSTTSTLFGSAPAGSELWSFIPPEFYGSLKRLRDNTLRINYPQTAATTTGAAAPKPYGMDGPVSAYRQGSDTWLFASMRRGGRALYAFDVSSPTAPTLKWRKGCPNQDNDTGCDTGFAGIGQTWSAPKVVKASGYSSGPLLVFGGGYDKCEDVDTAYPAITCSAGTKGNKVYVLDASSGTVLKTFTTGRAVSGEVTIVNDAAGLAKYAYAADLGGDVYRIDIKDAAPGAWTMMRLASLGCDDPVVTCTPNRKFMFGPDVVEDNGVYVLLLGSGDREKPLRYYSNALSAANRFYMLVDKPSDGTWLDAEPLRCGSLRVLCHQSLVAITGASAPTGAELAAKKGWYLTLAAGEQVVTSSVTAYGITTFSTHIPSDPATQSQTCRADLGTASVYNVSYLDASPPQGGTRSDVIVGGGLAPSPFVGRVRDDNGSQRDVVIGGSRDSVLSPKEAVGKAAFRQPKGRVYWFIQK, encoded by the coding sequence AGACAGGCAACGGCAACTCCAACGTCGACGGAGCTTATGTGCGCGCGGCCGTCCGCACGCTGGACGACGGCACCAAGATCAAATACGGCGAACTTTTCCGGGCCGGCAGTCCTGGCAGGCTCGACAAGCTCGACGACAAGTCCAATGGCGGCAAGGTCGGCAAGACGATGGTGGAGATCCATCGCTATCTCACTGGCGGCGCCCCGATGGCCGGCAACAACAAGCTGAAGACGGACTACACCGGAAACATCACGGGCACCTCTGCGTCCAAGGCCATCTATGCATTGCCAGGCAACGCCCTCAGCGCTTTCGCCGGCACGGCGTACAACAGCCCGAACACGGCCCATTGCACCGGCACCTACGTCATCTACATCAGCAACGGCGCTCCGCAGGACAACACCAGTGACACCATGATGGCTGCCGATGCGCTGCGGGCGGTTGGCGGCACGACGACAACCATTGCCCTGACTCCCAGCGGCTCCCAGGACAACATGGCGGACGAGTGGGCCAAGTTCCTGAACACCAGCCTCGGCGTGAAGGTCTACACCATCGAGGCTGCCGCCGCGAGCGGTGGCCAGGGACCCGGCTGGACGGCGCTGCTCAAGAGCATGGCCGGCCAGAGCAAGGGCGAGTACTACGACCTGAGCGCAAAGCCGGACCTGGGCGCGGCCCTGGGCGACGCGCTCAACGACATCTTCAGCAAGATCCAGTCCGTCAACAGCGTGTTCTCCTCGGTGAGCCTGCCCGTGAGCGTCAACACGCAGGGCACTTACCTGAACCAGGTGTTCGTCGGCATGTTCCGTCCCGACCAGGACGCCCTGCCGCGCTGGAATGGCAACCTCAAGCAGTACAAGCTGGGCCTGGATGGCAACAAGCAGCTGGTCCTGCAGGATGCCGACGATGCCAACGCCATCAACACCGAAACGGGCTTCATCGCTCCGTGCGCACGCAGCTTCTGGACACCCGCACGCAGCGACACAGACAAGTACTGGAGTTTCCGCCCGGCCGGGGACTGCATCGGCAAGGAGGTCGCCGACAGTCCTGACGGGAACATCGTGGAAAAGGGTGCGCAGGGCTATCTGTTGCGACACATGACGCTGGCTGCCCGGAACGTCAAGACCTGCGCGCTGGGCGCCTGCACGGGCTTGATCGACTTCAGCACCGGCAACGTGGCGCGCTCGGACGTCGGCGTAGCGACCGACGCCGACCGCGACACGCTGGTCAGCTGGGTCCGCGGCGCCGACAACAAGGGCGACGAAAGATTGGACAGCAGCGGCAACCCTCTGAAGGACAGCAACGGCAATCCCCTGATCTACCCCACCGCGATGCGCCCGTCGGTGCACGGCGACGTGGTGCATTCGCGCCCGGTGGCCATCAACTACGGCACCGATGCAGCGCCGCAAGTCGTGGTGTTCTATGGCGGCAATGACGGCGCACTTCGCGCGATCAACGGCAATCGCAGCACGACGAGCACGCTGTTCGGTTCGGCCCCCGCGGGCAGCGAGCTGTGGTCGTTCATCCCGCCGGAGTTCTACGGCAGTCTGAAGCGGCTGCGCGACAACACCCTCCGCATCAACTACCCCCAGACCGCCGCCACGACCACCGGCGCCGCCGCACCCAAGCCCTATGGCATGGATGGTCCGGTGTCGGCATATCGGCAGGGCAGCGATACCTGGCTGTTCGCATCCATGCGCCGCGGCGGTCGCGCGCTCTACGCATTCGACGTGTCGAGCCCGACGGCGCCTACGCTCAAATGGCGCAAGGGCTGCCCCAACCAGGACAACGACACCGGGTGCGATACCGGCTTCGCCGGCATCGGCCAGACCTGGTCGGCACCGAAGGTCGTGAAGGCTTCGGGCTACAGCAGCGGGCCGCTGCTGGTCTTCGGCGGCGGCTACGACAAGTGCGAGGACGTCGACACGGCTTACCCGGCAATCACGTGCAGTGCAGGCACCAAGGGCAACAAGGTCTATGTGCTCGACGCCAGTTCGGGCACTGTGCTCAAGACCTTCACCACCGGCCGCGCGGTGTCCGGCGAGGTCACGATCGTGAACGACGCCGCGGGATTGGCCAAGTACGCCTACGCGGCGGATCTGGGCGGAGATGTCTACCGCATCGACATCAAGGACGCCGCACCCGGCGCCTGGACCATGATGCGGCTCGCCTCGCTCGGATGCGACGATCCGGTTGTCACGTGCACGCCCAACCGGAAGTTCATGTTCGGCCCCGACGTCGTCGAGGACAACGGCGTGTACGTGCTGCTCCTGGGCTCGGGCGACCGCGAGAAGCCGCTGCGGTACTACAGCAATGCCTTGTCCGCCGCCAACCGGTTCTACATGCTGGTGGACAAGCCCTCCGACGGTACCTGGCTGGACGCCGAACCCCTGCGCTGCGGTTCCCTCAGGGTACTGTGCCACCAGTCACTGGTGGCGATCACCGGAGCGTCGGCGCCGACCGGCGCCGAACTGGCGGCCAAGAAGGGCTGGTACCTGACGCTCGCGGCCGGCGAGCAGGTCGTGACCTCGTCCGTCACGGCCTATGGCATCACGACATTCAGCACCCACATACCGAGCGATCCCGCCACGCAAAGCCAGACCTGCCGCGCCGACCTCGGCACCGCCAGCGTCTACAACGTGTCCTACCTCGACGCGTCGCCCCCGCAGGGAGGGACGCGTTCCGACGTCATCGTCGGTGGCGGCCTGGCACCCTCTCCTTTCGTGGGCCGGGTCAGAGACGACAACGGCAGCCAGCGCGACGTCGTCATCGGAGGCAGCCGGGACTCGGTCCTGAGCCCCAAGGAGGCGGTCGGCAAAGCCGCCTTCCGCCAGCCCAAGGGCCGGGTCTACTGGTTCATCCAGAAGTGA
- a CDS encoding GspH/FimT family pseudopilin: MSAADVQRSPTAMLGAAPGNRRRGFTLIELMVTITVLAILLTVAVPSFDGIRLSNRLTSYATDLVTGSQLARTEAIKRNTSVTMCVSADGTGCSTSGGWETGWIVLSGTTVIQRHPAAAAGYKLTEAGGTTSLTFEATGVGASQATFTICRASPSVGGQERVVKISATGRAAITRTALGTCA; the protein is encoded by the coding sequence GTGAGCGCTGCAGACGTCCAACGCTCGCCCACGGCCATGCTCGGAGCCGCCCCGGGCAACCGCAGGCGCGGCTTCACCCTGATCGAGCTGATGGTCACGATCACCGTGCTGGCGATCCTGCTCACGGTGGCCGTGCCCTCCTTCGATGGAATCCGGCTTTCCAACCGCCTGACCTCCTACGCCACCGATCTGGTCACCGGCAGTCAATTGGCGCGCACGGAGGCCATCAAGCGCAACACCTCGGTCACGATGTGCGTGTCCGCCGACGGCACCGGCTGCAGCACCTCGGGCGGCTGGGAGACCGGCTGGATCGTCCTCAGCGGCACGACGGTCATCCAACGACACCCGGCCGCCGCCGCCGGCTACAAGCTGACGGAAGCCGGCGGCACCACCTCGCTGACATTCGAGGCCACCGGCGTCGGCGCCAGCCAGGCGACCTTCACCATCTGCCGCGCGAGCCCCAGCGTCGGCGGCCAAGAGCGCGTGGTCAAGATCAGCGCCACCGGGCGGGCCGCGATCACGCGGACGGCGCTCGGCACCTGCGCCTGA
- a CDS encoding DUF6502 family protein, with protein sequence MENQLAWALAACARVMRPVVRLALAMGVKHPHLEELLRDLLLSEARRSWQAQGVRNPNLSQLSVSTGLNRKAVTSKVRELGEALPHTEMSAAAKTFTLWLQMLAEHPEHRRLPIVAEAGVPSFETVARQASRGNMHHRAILDELVRLNMVAEHEGRVEITAEAFVPAKDLQSMLAFFGDNARDHLLAAVSNTLGERAPLLERAVYANGVTLQDCQGIEQLVRQRWSSLHHELTHEMTRAVTSAAGSASGRIRVGIYTYYEAESTDPAEAGSGVPPTAQEGKK encoded by the coding sequence ATGGAAAACCAGCTCGCCTGGGCCCTGGCCGCCTGCGCACGCGTCATGCGCCCGGTCGTCCGGCTCGCTTTGGCGATGGGAGTCAAGCATCCCCATCTCGAGGAACTGCTGCGTGACCTGCTGCTGAGCGAGGCGCGCCGTTCCTGGCAGGCCCAGGGGGTGAGGAACCCCAACCTCAGCCAACTCTCGGTGTCGACCGGTCTCAACCGCAAGGCCGTCACCAGCAAAGTCCGCGAGCTGGGCGAAGCCCTGCCTCATACCGAAATGTCGGCGGCCGCCAAGACCTTCACCCTGTGGCTGCAGATGCTGGCCGAGCACCCCGAACACCGGCGCCTGCCCATCGTGGCCGAGGCCGGCGTGCCCTCCTTCGAAACGGTGGCCAGGCAAGCGAGCCGCGGCAACATGCACCATCGCGCGATCCTCGACGAGTTGGTCCGCCTGAACATGGTGGCCGAGCACGAGGGCCGTGTCGAAATCACGGCCGAAGCCTTCGTGCCCGCGAAGGATCTGCAATCCATGCTCGCCTTCTTCGGCGACAACGCCCGCGATCACCTGCTGGCCGCCGTGTCCAACACCCTGGGCGAACGCGCGCCCCTGCTCGAGCGGGCCGTCTACGCCAACGGCGTGACCCTGCAGGATTGCCAAGGCATCGAGCAACTGGTCCGGCAACGCTGGAGCAGTCTGCATCATGAGCTGACGCACGAGATGACACGGGCCGTGACCTCGGCCGCCGGCAGTGCGTCGGGCCGAATCCGTGTGGGCATCTATACCTACTACGAGGCCGAATCCACCGACCCGGCGGAAGCCGGATCCGGCGTGCCCCCGACCGCGCAAGAAGGGAAGAAATGA
- a CDS encoding DUF5666 domain-containing protein, which yields MKNSLVRSGLIAASMTLLLSCGGGSDSGSFNPGGTSGASSGTAFRGLSSNASGDGVSASAAGTSASDGTGSVDGSGVSDGGSSTAAAGGDDSGVGSGGTGVSTADAVGIGGVDGLGSIIVNGLRYDTDSAVFSVEDAPALQIGMTAKVTGAFNAEFTSGVAKQVVSAAELRGPVASVDLAGGSFALMGTTVTTDEATVWAQAPGLVGLLPGTAVQVWGLPAAPGVLRATRVDQHPASSARIATGTVQNLNTGSRIFTLGSLSVDYGTASFAGGIDASTLANGAIVRVRAAAQAMPGVLSAAVVEAWHTVPQTGSTPVQLAGVITDFVSPDSFRLLGTEVDAASAQITGGLAGAIGNGVKVEAGGTMAAGVLVATKLKIRHVPGTGGPASFKLIGPVAGYSSPAAFQVRGQPVDASGPGVVFENGTVVNLSNGKQVTVSGSQIVDGVLLAEQISFD from the coding sequence ATGAAGAACAGCCTCGTGAGAAGCGGCTTGATCGCAGCGTCGATGACCCTCCTGCTCTCGTGCGGGGGCGGCAGCGACAGCGGCAGCTTCAACCCTGGCGGGACAAGCGGCGCTTCGTCCGGCACTGCGTTCCGCGGCCTCTCCAGCAACGCCTCGGGCGACGGCGTGTCGGCATCTGCAGCGGGAACGAGCGCGTCGGATGGAACAGGCTCGGTCGATGGATCGGGCGTATCGGACGGCGGCTCGTCGACAGCCGCTGCCGGCGGCGACGACTCGGGCGTGGGATCGGGTGGAACCGGCGTGAGCACCGCGGACGCCGTGGGCATCGGCGGCGTCGATGGCCTGGGCAGCATCATCGTCAACGGGCTGCGGTACGACACCGACAGCGCCGTCTTCAGCGTCGAGGACGCTCCGGCTCTTCAGATCGGGATGACCGCCAAGGTCACCGGCGCCTTCAATGCCGAATTCACCAGCGGCGTCGCAAAACAGGTGGTCTCCGCCGCGGAACTGCGCGGACCGGTCGCCAGTGTCGATCTGGCCGGCGGCAGCTTCGCCCTCATGGGCACCACCGTGACGACGGACGAAGCAACGGTATGGGCCCAGGCGCCCGGGCTGGTCGGGTTGCTGCCGGGCACAGCCGTTCAGGTCTGGGGCCTGCCCGCCGCGCCCGGCGTGCTTCGCGCCACGCGGGTCGACCAGCACCCGGCGAGCTCGGCCCGTATCGCTACGGGCACCGTGCAAAACCTGAACACCGGCTCGCGCATCTTCACGCTGGGCAGTCTGAGCGTCGACTACGGCACCGCCTCCTTCGCAGGCGGCATCGACGCCAGCACGCTGGCGAACGGGGCCATCGTCCGCGTGCGTGCCGCCGCCCAGGCAATGCCGGGCGTGCTGTCCGCCGCAGTGGTGGAGGCATGGCACACGGTGCCCCAGACGGGCAGCACCCCGGTTCAGCTGGCAGGCGTCATCACCGACTTCGTGTCACCGGATTCGTTCCGGCTGCTGGGTACGGAGGTCGATGCCGCCTCGGCGCAGATCACCGGCGGACTTGCCGGTGCCATCGGCAACGGCGTGAAGGTGGAAGCCGGTGGCACCATGGCCGCCGGCGTCCTCGTCGCGACGAAGCTCAAGATCAGGCATGTTCCAGGGACCGGCGGGCCCGCTTCGTTCAAGCTCATCGGCCCGGTGGCCGGCTACAGTTCTCCGGCGGCCTTCCAGGTGCGCGGCCAGCCG